The DNA segment CGGCCAATGCTGCTGCTGCCAATTCCGCACTGCAAGCTGCTGGGAAACTGGCTGATGTGAAGGCGCTCACCAAAGCCGGTCCGGCCCGTTGGACCACGCCGGTGACCACGCAGGGCAAGCTCGGCAAGGATGAAGGTCCGTACGTGACGGACACGATCACTGTGCCCGAGGATAATCCGTGGAAGTCATGGATCCGGTGCAGCGGTTTCGATTTCTTCAGCGATGGGCGCGCCGCGGTCAGCTCCGTGAGCGGTGATGTGTGGATCGTCTCCGGCATTGATGCCAAGCTCGACAAGCTCACGTGGAAACGTTTCGCCACTGGCCTCTTCCAACCGCTCGGTTTGAAGATCGTGAAAGATCAGGTCTACGTGCTGGGACGCGATCAGATCACGCGCTTCACGGATTCCAACAAGGATGGCGAGGCGGACTTCTACGAGAACTTTAACAACGATGTCAGCATCAGCTCGCACTATCATGAGTTCTGCCTGAACCTCGAAACGGACAGCGCGGGGAACTTCTATTTCATCAAGGGCGGCAACCTTGGCCCGGCCAAGATTCCGCATCACGGGACGATGAATCGCGTGAGCAAGGATGGTTCTAAATTGGAAGTCGTGGCCACTGGCCATCGCGCGCCGAACGGCATGAGCGTAGGCCCTAAAGATCAGCTCACCTCCAGTGATAACGAAGGCAACTGGGTGCCCGCCAGCCGCGTGAACTGGGTAGTGCCCGGCGGCTTCTACGGCCACGTGTTTACTGCTCATCGTTCACCTGCTCCGACGGACTATGATCGCCCGCTCTTCTGGCTCCCACATCAGATGGATAACTCCTCTGGTGGGCAGATCTGGGTAACGAGCGAGAAATGGGGCCCGTTCAAGAACGACATGCTCCACACCTCCTACGGCAAATGCTCCCTCTTCAAGGTGATGTATGAAGAGGTGGACGGTCAGATGCAGGGTGCCGTGGTGCGTTTCCCGCTGAACTTCGATTCCGGCATCATGCGTGGCCACTTCAGCCCGTTCGATGGCCAGCTTTACATGGCGGGCCTGCGCGTGTGGCAATCCAGTGGTGCGCGGGAAGGTGCGTTCCATCGCGTGCGTTACACGGGCAAGGCGGTGAACATGCCGAAGGAACTGCATGTGAAGCCGAACGGCATCGAGATCACGTTCACGAATCCGCTCGATGCCGAACTGGCGAAGGATCCGGAGAACTACGCGCTCGATCAGTGGAATTACAAGTGGGCGCAGGAATATGGCTCCAAGATGTATTCCGTGGCGGACTCGACCAAAACGCTGGGTGACAAGGGCCAGAGCACGTTCAAGGGTGAAGACGTGAAGATCAGTGCCGTGAAGCTCTCGAACGGGAACAAGACTGTGTTCCTCGAGTTCTCCAATGTGCAGCCGGTGATGCAGTATCGTATCCGTTACAACTTGGATTCGGCGGATGGCGATTTGGTGCGCCAGGAGATCTACGGCACCATCAACAAGGTGCCGAAGAGTTAAGGCTTCAAATCAGCAAATCGAAAACCCCGCCCGCGACATACGCTGGCGGGTTTTTCATTTGGAAGCAGACATGTGCTTTGGAGTGGTCTTAGAGCGTTTTAAAAAATACTGTGGCCGGTTGGGGCGAGGCTTTGGCGAAGGAGCAGGTTCCAAAAGACCCTGTGACTGAGCCGAAACGACGTCAGAACCCAAAAAGACTGCCCGCTTCGCTCCCCAGACACAATCGACTGCAGTATTTTTTAGACCGTCTAACGCGAGAATAGAGGGATTGCGACGGTTGCACTTCCCCTTGGCATCCGACGCCGAGATTTGCTATTTCTTGAGCATGTCCCGAATGCAGCGAACTCTAATCGCCGTTTTATTTTTGGCCGTTTGTCTGACGCGATTGCAGGCGGCTAATGCCCAAAAACCCAACATCCTCTTCATCCTCACCGATGACCAGCGGTGGAACACAATGGGTTGCGCGGGCAATCCGATCATCCAGACGCCGAATATGGATGCGCTCGCGAAGGAAGGGGTGCGTTTCCGTCAGGCGTTTGCCACCACGGCCATTTGCGCGGCGAGCCGCGCTTCGTTGCTCACGGGTCTCTATGAGCGCACGCATCGTTATACGTTCAGCACGCCACCCATCCAGGATGCGCATACGGACATCAGCTATCCGGTGCAATTGCGTCAGGCCGGGTATCGCACGGGCTTGATCGGCAAGTTCGGCGTGGATGTCTCACAAGGTCGCGCGACGAAGGACATGTTCGATTACTTCGTGCCGTTGAACCGGAATCCCTACATCAAGAAGCAACCGGATGGATCGGAGAAGCATCTGACGGATATCGCATTCGAGAAAGCAGTGGAATTCCTCGATAAAACGGACAAGAGCAAGCCTTGGTGCCTCTCACTGAACTTCAATGAGCCGCATGCGGAGGATAATGATCCCAAACAATACTTCTGGCCGAAGACGGAAGATAATCTTTATCGCGATATCACGATTCCGCAAGTGAAGACGATGGCTGCGGAATATTTTGAGGCGAATCCCGAGTTCCTGAAAAACTCGGAGAGCCGTATCCGCTATAACTGGCGCTTCGACGAGACCGGCAAATATCAGGAGATGGTGAAAGGGTATTACCGCATGATCAGCGGCGTGGATCGCGTCATCGGGCAAGTGCGCGCGGAACTCACCAAGCGCGGTATGGCGGAGAACACGATCATCATTTTCACCAGTGATAATGGGTATTTCCTCGGCGAACGCGGTTTCGCGGACAAGTGGTATCTCTACGAGCATTCCGTGCGCGTGCCCATGATCATCATGGACCCGAAAGCACCCGCGATCCGTCGCGGTGAGACGGTGGATCTCATGGCGTTGAACGTGGACATCGCGCCGACCATCCTGAGCTTTGCGGGAGTGAAAGTGCCCTCCCTCATGCAAGGCCGCAGCCTCATCCCGCTGCTCAACGGCAAAGCGCCGACGGATTGGCGCACAGATTTCTTTTACGAACATCTCTTCGACCGGCACAACATTCCGAAAAGCGAGGGCGTGCGCACGGAGCGCTGGTCTTACATCCGCTGGTTCGAGCAGACGCCGGTGGTGGAAGAACTCTACGATCATCAGGTGGACTTCGAAGAGGTGAACAATCTCCTCAAAGACCCGGCCTATGCGAGTGTACTGGAGCAGATGCGGAAGCGGACGGACCAATTGCGCGATCAATACGGCGGCGTATTCAAGCCTTGGCTGAAACCGGAGCCGAAAGGGAAAGCCAAGAAAGCGAAGGCGGAGTAAGTGCTTGCCCTTGGAGCGCGACTCTCTGAGTCGCAGCAATATGCTTAAGCACAAGGGCCTCGAGTTTCTAGTCAGCAAAGTTCATGACAGGGCTTGGTTGGTAAGTTCAACCAATTCATACGCTGCTTGTTATCCTAACATTGCTGCGGGTCGGAGACCCGCTCCAAAAGCACCTGTAAGGCTTGCGCCATGCCAAACCTCGTCCTACCCTGACGCAGGAATTTTCCATGGTATCTGTGACCGCCAACCGCAAGCAGGCAAACGGGATACGGCAATGGGCCGTGCTCGCGTGCGTGACATTGGCGGCGCTTATGATGGCGAGTTGCAGCCAGCACAAGGAACGCGCGGATCTCATCATCATGAATGGCGCGGAGCCGGAGTCGCTAGACCCGGCGATCGTGACCGGTCAGCCCGATGGCCGCGTGGCCGGTGCACTCTTTGAGGGATTAACACGTTTCAACCCCAAGAACGCGAAGCCCATTCCTGGACTCGCGGAGAGATGGGACATCGCTGAGGACGGACAGACTTACACCTTTTACCTGCGCACGAACGCCGTCTGGTCCACCGGTGAACCGATCACGGCGGAGGATGTCGTGTATTCCTGGCGGCGTGCCTTGGACCCGCTGACTGCCAGCGATTACGCCGGGCAGCTCTATTACGTGAAGAACGGTGAGAATTTTAACACCGGCAAGACCAATGCCGCCACTGGCAAACGTTACACGAAAGAAGATGTAGGCGTGAACGCGGTGGACACGCATACCGTGAAAGTGGACCTCGAAGGCCCCACGCCCTTTTTCCTCGATCTGTGCGCCTTCCGCACCTTGGCCGTGGTGCCGCGGCAGGCGATCGAGAAGCACAAAGACCGCTGGCTCATGGTGCATCCGGTGCCCACGAGCGGACCGTTCACACTGGAATTCTGGCGCATCCATGATCGCATCCGCGTGCGCAAGAATCCGCGCTATTGGGACGCGCAGAACATCCAGAGTGAACTCATCGATTTGTTGCCCGCCGAATCCTCCACCACCGCGCTGAACCTCTACGAAACCGGCGAAGCCGACGTTATCTGGGACAAGAACCTCATCCCGAGCGAGCTGATGGATGTGTTGAAGGGACGCGAGTACGTTCACACCTACGATTATCTCGGCACCTATTTCATCCGCTTCAACGTGACGAAGCCGCCCTTCAACGATGTGCGGGTACGCAAGGCATTGACGCTCGTGCTCGATAAGGAACGTATCGTCAAAAACATCACCAAGAGCGGGGAAAAACCGGCAAGCTGCCTGACCCCGCCGGGCATGGAAGGCTACACCTCGCCCGAAGGCTTGGGGCGCGATCAGGAACTGGCGCGCAAGCTACTGGCCGAAGCAGGCTATCCGGGCGGCAAAGGTTTCCCGACCTTCAACTACCTTTTCAACACCAGCGAGATGCACAAGCAGATCGCGGTGGAATTGCAGGCCATGTGGAAGAAGGAGCTGGGCATCAACATGGAACTCCGTCAGGTGGAGTGGAAGGTGTATCTCTCCGACCAGAGCAAGATGCAGTATGATACCAGCCGCAGCAGCTGGATCGGGGATTACGTGGATCCGAACACGTTCCTGGACATGTTCATGAGCAATAACGGCAACAACCGCACCGGTTGGAAAAGCCCGAAGTATGACGATCTCATCCGCCAGGCGAATCAGGAACGTGATGCGACCAAACGCGCGAAACTCCTGCACGACGCCGAAGTGTTGCTGGTGCGTGAAGACCCGCCGATCGCGCCGCTGTTCTTCTATGTAGGCGTGAATATCTTTGATCCCGCCGTGGTCGAGGGCGTGCATCAGAACCTGCTGGATGAACATCCGCTCTGGCCCTTACGCCGGAAAGCGGGCGCTCCCAAACCTGGAACTAAACCGACGGAGGCGAGGTAACGATGTATTACCTGAAACGAATCGCGTTCTTGGTGCCGCTGCTGCTGATCATCAGCTTCCTGGCGTTCGCATTGGTGCGCGTGGCTCCCGGCGGTCCGTTTGACAAAGAACGCGCCCCGGCTTCGCCTGAGATAGAGAAGAATATCAAGGAGAAGTACCACTTGGATAAACCTCTGCTGCAGCAGTATTGGATTTATTTGAAAGGTTTGATGAAGGGTGATTTCGGGCCTTCGCTCAAGTACCGCAATCATTCGGTGAACGACATCATCGCCCAAGGGCTGCCGGTGTCTTTAACATTGGGCATCATGGCCTTCCTGCTGGCGCAAGGGTTCGGTATTCCGCTGGGCTTCCTGACGGCGGTGAAGAAAGGCGGCATCATAGATTACGGCGGCAGCTTCATCGCTTTGCTGGCCATCTGTATCCCGGGGTTTGTGGTGGGGCCATTGCTGGTGCTGATCTTTTCCATCCATTTCGGCTGGTTCCCTGTGGGTATGTGGGAGACGCCGATGCATGCGGTTCTACCCACGATAGCGCTCGGCCTTTACTTTGGCGGCAAGGTCGCTCGGCTCATGCGCGAGGGCATGCTGAATACCCTGACCTCTGAATTCATAACGACGGCGCGCGCCAAGGGCTTGAGCGAGACGCAAGTGCTGGTGAAGCACGCCTTTCGCATCGCCGTGCTGCCTGTGGTTTCCTACAGCGGCCCCTTGCTGGCCGATCTATTGGTGGGTTCTTTCGTGGTGGAAAACATTTTCCGCGTGCCGGGCATCGGGGTGTTCTTGGTGAACAGCTCCTTGAACCGTGACTACACCATGGTGGTTGGTCTGGTGCTTTTATACGCCGTCCTGCTGCTGGTGCTGAACTTGGTGGTGGACTTCGCCTATGGGCTGCTGGACCGCCGCGTAAAGATGGAATAACGATGGAAAACCTGAGCCCAAATCAACGTGCCTGGAAGCGGTTCAAGCAGAACCGGCCCGCCGTCGTCAGTATGGTCTTTTTGGTCGTGCTCTGTCTGCTGGTGCTGA comes from the Verrucomicrobiia bacterium genome and includes:
- a CDS encoding DUF6797 domain-containing protein; the protein is MERRQLIAAVMGAALATTSVLAQTPPAPKAPEKKAEAKPAKPEVTTTKWDAMDVGPFFSGYLITQPVNGKTQSGQMLALKTLSIKLAADNKASAAFDTQLMRMAYAWTDGFIKLPVKRDGLEGFPEVIGNTVFATQRIPGWADAKGSFTDPRERYEGQGEPVGAMPHNWLKWRGHYLNGDKVVLSYLVNGAGVLEHPSAEFSNGQTVITRTFSMDATKNENVLFLFDAPHTAPKIEGNKITLTTQDGGAAIIASLSGNSAGKFERTPEGKVLLRLPAGKAVDFKVSIWSGATANAAAANSALQAAGKLADVKALTKAGPARWTTPVTTQGKLGKDEGPYVTDTITVPEDNPWKSWIRCSGFDFFSDGRAAVSSVSGDVWIVSGIDAKLDKLTWKRFATGLFQPLGLKIVKDQVYVLGRDQITRFTDSNKDGEADFYENFNNDVSISSHYHEFCLNLETDSAGNFYFIKGGNLGPAKIPHHGTMNRVSKDGSKLEVVATGHRAPNGMSVGPKDQLTSSDNEGNWVPASRVNWVVPGGFYGHVFTAHRSPAPTDYDRPLFWLPHQMDNSSGGQIWVTSEKWGPFKNDMLHTSYGKCSLFKVMYEEVDGQMQGAVVRFPLNFDSGIMRGHFSPFDGQLYMAGLRVWQSSGAREGAFHRVRYTGKAVNMPKELHVKPNGIEITFTNPLDAELAKDPENYALDQWNYKWAQEYGSKMYSVADSTKTLGDKGQSTFKGEDVKISAVKLSNGNKTVFLEFSNVQPVMQYRIRYNLDSADGDLVRQEIYGTINKVPKS
- a CDS encoding sulfatase, which gives rise to MQRTLIAVLFLAVCLTRLQAANAQKPNILFILTDDQRWNTMGCAGNPIIQTPNMDALAKEGVRFRQAFATTAICAASRASLLTGLYERTHRYTFSTPPIQDAHTDISYPVQLRQAGYRTGLIGKFGVDVSQGRATKDMFDYFVPLNRNPYIKKQPDGSEKHLTDIAFEKAVEFLDKTDKSKPWCLSLNFNEPHAEDNDPKQYFWPKTEDNLYRDITIPQVKTMAAEYFEANPEFLKNSESRIRYNWRFDETGKYQEMVKGYYRMISGVDRVIGQVRAELTKRGMAENTIIIFTSDNGYFLGERGFADKWYLYEHSVRVPMIIMDPKAPAIRRGETVDLMALNVDIAPTILSFAGVKVPSLMQGRSLIPLLNGKAPTDWRTDFFYEHLFDRHNIPKSEGVRTERWSYIRWFEQTPVVEELYDHQVDFEEVNNLLKDPAYASVLEQMRKRTDQLRDQYGGVFKPWLKPEPKGKAKKAKAE
- a CDS encoding peptide ABC transporter substrate-binding protein; the encoded protein is MVSVTANRKQANGIRQWAVLACVTLAALMMASCSQHKERADLIIMNGAEPESLDPAIVTGQPDGRVAGALFEGLTRFNPKNAKPIPGLAERWDIAEDGQTYTFYLRTNAVWSTGEPITAEDVVYSWRRALDPLTASDYAGQLYYVKNGENFNTGKTNAATGKRYTKEDVGVNAVDTHTVKVDLEGPTPFFLDLCAFRTLAVVPRQAIEKHKDRWLMVHPVPTSGPFTLEFWRIHDRIRVRKNPRYWDAQNIQSELIDLLPAESSTTALNLYETGEADVIWDKNLIPSELMDVLKGREYVHTYDYLGTYFIRFNVTKPPFNDVRVRKALTLVLDKERIVKNITKSGEKPASCLTPPGMEGYTSPEGLGRDQELARKLLAEAGYPGGKGFPTFNYLFNTSEMHKQIAVELQAMWKKELGINMELRQVEWKVYLSDQSKMQYDTSRSSWIGDYVDPNTFLDMFMSNNGNNRTGWKSPKYDDLIRQANQERDATKRAKLLHDAEVLLVREDPPIAPLFFYVGVNIFDPAVVEGVHQNLLDEHPLWPLRRKAGAPKPGTKPTEAR
- a CDS encoding ABC transporter permease yields the protein MYYLKRIAFLVPLLLIISFLAFALVRVAPGGPFDKERAPASPEIEKNIKEKYHLDKPLLQQYWIYLKGLMKGDFGPSLKYRNHSVNDIIAQGLPVSLTLGIMAFLLAQGFGIPLGFLTAVKKGGIIDYGGSFIALLAICIPGFVVGPLLVLIFSIHFGWFPVGMWETPMHAVLPTIALGLYFGGKVARLMREGMLNTLTSEFITTARAKGLSETQVLVKHAFRIAVLPVVSYSGPLLADLLVGSFVVENIFRVPGIGVFLVNSSLNRDYTMVVGLVLLYAVLLLVLNLVVDFAYGLLDRRVKME